In Candidatus Manganitrophus morganii, the genomic window AGCCCCGCCGGGTTGAAGTAGGCCGCGGACCCGTCTTCCGCGACGCCGGTGTAGGCCCCGCCCATCTGGGCGCTCCGTCCGCCGATCATCACATCAGAATAGGTATATACGCCGGCCATCGCCGGAGAAACAAACCCGAAGATTAAAACCGCAAGCCAAACGGCTAACGCCTTCCAAACCGTCCCCATTCCGACCTCCCTCAATCAAAAACAAGGTGAAAGACAAGGGAGAGCATGATCTCCCTCCGACATAAAATATTCCTTTTAAGTGTACTCGATTTTAGAATAATGTCAGCTTCTCGGGGAAAAGGGTCAAGACCAAGGAACACCGTTGACACCCTCCCCCCGTCCATGGCAGACTATCGATCAGCTTTTCATCAGAAATCGTCATGAATATTGAATCGTTGCTTAGACGGAGGGAAACCGATGAACCACTTTCGAGCGAATTTTAGATGGATTGTCATCCTCATGATCGGCGCCATCGGGTGGATGGTGTCCGAATCGGCCGCCGACACCGCACCGGGGACCGCGGCCAGTCCGGCGGAAGTCGAAAAGTATGTGAAGGCGCGGATCGATCTGGGGGAATCGATGCGGGATTATTTCCGCCAACGGGGGGCGCCGCGATTCGGCGATCCGGAGGGAGGGGGCCCCTCGATGGAAGAATTGCAAAAAATGGAAGAGGAGATCAATGCGGAGGTGGCGAAGGTGCTCGCCAAACATGATCTCACGATCGCAGAGTACCAGAAGCGAAGCCCGGAGGTCTTTGCGGACAAAGAAGCGGTCAGCCGGTTTTTATCCGAGCACCCCGACCTGAAGCAACGCTACGATGCCCTGCCGCCGAGCCCGATGCGGCGAGGGAGATAGCGCACTTAAATCCATATTCCCCAATTCAAAACAAATCAGCTCAGGATGCAGACAACGCCCACTCGTCGGTGGGCGTTGTCGTTTCTCAGACTTCAAACCTATCCGATTGAAGATCTGTGCATTCCGGCGCCCCACACCTTCTTTGGCCCTCTCTTGACCCGCCTTCGCCTCAAACATTACCATGGATGTATAGGGTATTTGCGACGGGGGGAGGTTTCAACCTCAGAGGAGCAACGTCGTGATGAAGAAAATGCACGGGATTTGGATTTTGGTATTTGTGATGGGGATCTTTTTTATTCAGGCCGATCTAGGATGGGGTGAAAAACCCTCGGAAAAGAAAAATTCCCCGGCGGCCTCCGAAGAAAAACCGAAAAGCGGGGACCGGCAAGAAATGGCGGCCGAGTGTCCGCCCGGATTAAGCGGGGAATTGCCGTCGAGCCGGGACCAGGCGGCGGGGTTGGATGGGACAGCGAATCTCGGCCGACGAGATCAAGCGGTGGGGAATGACAGTCCGCTCACCAAAAATTCCAATGAAGAGATCGACGCCGAACACGTTCCCTGCCCGCCGGCCAGCAGCGACAAAGGGGGGGCCGAGGCGGGGAAAAACGGCAACGGCTCGAAACAACCCGACAACAACTCAAAATAGAAACGCTGCAAAACAATAAAAATAAATAGAGGCCGGTGCATCTTGCACCGGCCTCGCTATTGAACACCCAATCTTCATTTGAAGTCGTGCTTGCACTCTTGAGGGAAATAAGTTAATTTGCAAGGGACACGTCTTTAAGAGACCTTGTGACTCTGCCTCTACCACGGCTTGTGAAGGAGATGCGCGAATGGACTATGTTGGGTTGGGACGAACCGGGCTCAAGGTCAGCCGTCTTTGCCTCGGCACGATGAACTTCGGACCGGAGACGAGCGAGAAGGAAAGCTTCGCCATCATGGACAAGGCGTTGGAGCTCGGGATCAATTTTTTTGATACCGCCAACGTTTACGGTTGGAAGCGCGGCGAAGGGTGGACGGAGCAGATCATCGGCCGGTGGCTGGCGCAAGGGGGGGGCCGCCGCGACCAGATTATCCTGGCGACGAAGGTCTACGGCCGGATGGGGGAGTTGGAGAACGAGCGGCGTCTTTCCGCCTATCACATCCGGCGGGCCTGCGAGGAGAGCCTGCGGCGGCTGCAGACCGACCACATCGATCTCTACCAAATGCATCACATCGACCCGGAAACCCCTTGGGAAGAGATCTGGCAGGCGATGGAGATCTTGGTGCAGCAGGGAAAAGTGATCTACATCGGAAGCAGCAATTTCCCCGCCTGGCAGATCGCCACCGCAAATCAGCTCGCTGCGCGGCGCCACTTCATGGGACTCGTCAGCGAGCAGAGCATCTACAGTTTGCAAACAAGAACGATCGAGTTGGAAGTCATCCCCGTCTGCCGCGCCTACGGCCTTGGACTGATTCCTTACAGTCCCCTCGCCGGCGGTCTCCTGGCCGGGGCCCTCGCAAAGCCGACCGAAGGGCGGCGGAGCACGGAGGAGTTCCAGTCCGAGGTCGAAAAACATCGCGCCCAGTTGACGCAGTATGAAGATCTCTGCAAACGGATCGGCGAATCGCCGTCGACGGTCGCCCTCGCCTGGGTCCTCTCCAATCCGGTCGTTACCGCCCCGATCATCGGCCCCCGGACCCTGGCGCAGCTGGCCGACAGCCTCCGCGCGCTCGAGATCACCCTCGACGAACAGCTCCTCCGGCAGTTGGATAAAATCTGGCCCGGCCCCCGGGGAGAGGCGCCGGAAGCGTACGCCTGGTAGAAAACTGAAATCGAAGAGGCTGCGCGGTGACCCTTTGGATTTAACATCTAGGTTCTCCTTCACTTCTCATGTTATCATCCGATCGGCAGAAACCCTCTTCTTCGGAGGCCCGCCATGATCCCCAGCCTGATCCTCTGGTTTACCCTCCTCACCTTGCGTCCCTCAACACGTCCCATTCAAGCCCCCGATCCCTCCCCCGAAGAACAAGAGATCGCGTCGGTCATCCGGCAGCAGCTCGACGCATTCACATTCAACGACTATGAAGAAGCATACCGCCTCACCTCTAAAAAAATAAAAGAGCGATTCTCGCCGGACCAGTATGCGCAAATGGTCCGCGCCGAGTATCCGGAGATCACCAAATCGCTCATCGTCTCGTTCGGAGGGATCCACTTTTCCCCCGATCCCGCCCAGGCAACCGCCCGGGTCGAGATCACCGGGTTCAACCACAAAAAAGTCACGGCGGAATATCAAATGATCCGGGAGGAGGAAGGATGGCGGGTGGACGGCATCACCCTCATCACCCTTCGGGCAAGGGGGCCGATCGGGTGGGGATAAGAACCCTGATCCTTCCCGGGATAATGATGTTCCTCTTTCTCCTCCTCGGCTGTACCGCCGGCGGCCCCCCCCTTCACCGATCGAGCAGTGGGACCTCTCTCACCGACCCGGCCGACCGGAAGGAAACGCTGGCGCAGATCGCGTCGGTCGTCCGGCAACAACTCGACGCCTTTAAGCGGGACGACTACAGCGGCGCCTATACCTTTGTCTCCAAGGCCTTCCGAAAGGAATTCCCGCGGGACCTCTTTGAGGCGAGGATTCGCGCCCGCTTTAAGGAGGTCGCCCGGCCGGCGCAGGTCCTCTTCCGAAGGCTTCATTTCCACCCGGGCGACAACCGCGCCGTGCTGGAAGTCGATGTCGCCGGGGCAAACGCCCGGCTCGCGACGGTCGAATACCGGATGGTTTTCGAGGAGGGGAGCTGGAAAATCGACGGGCTGGAACCGCTCGATCCCTTCCGGGCTTTATAGCGGGGCGGCGATGACCCGATTCGGCATTCTTTCCGACACACATGGCCGGCTTGATCCGGCGGTGCTGAAGCATTTCGAAAAGGTCGACCGAATTCTTCACGCCGGTGATATCGGAAGCAAGGAGGTCCTCTCCGCCCTGGAGAAGATCGCGCCGGTGACGGCGATTCGGGGAAACAATGATCTCGGCACACCGCTCGAACGCCTCCCCGATATGGATCGGATCGAGCTCGACGGAAGAGAAATCCTTCTGATTCACAATGTCAAAGATTATTGGAAGCCGGCCGGTGAAATGAAAGAGCGGCTGAAAGGGGCCGATCCCGATCTGGTGATCTCCGGCCACAGCCACAAGGGAATCATCGAACAAAAGGACGGGATGATCTACTTCAATCCGGGCGGCGCCGGACCGAAGCGGTTCTCGCTGAAGCGATCGATCGGTTTGATGGAGTGGAGCAAGGAGAGGGTTCAGTTGAAGCTGATTTTTCTGGAGGAAGGACGGCCGATCTCACGATCGTTTGCGTTCGACGATCAATAATCAAACCCCTTCGCCTCGGCGATAAAGCCGGACGCGTTCCGATGCCCCCCGCCGCCGTGGCGCTTGGCGATCTCCGAAACGTCGATTCCCCCCTCGCGGGAGCGAAGGGCGACCGATCGTTTTCCGTCGGCGCGGGTAAACCAGGCGATCCCGAAGGGGCGGCCCTCCGCCAGCTTCCCCGCCACTTCCGAAAGAAGGGCGGAGGTATTGACCGCGAGGACCTTGTGGCCGTCGAATTCGATTTCCCGCGCCAGCCGGACGAGCGCCCGGACCAGCTGGTCCTCGTAGCGGGCGATCGCCTTTCCCTCCGCCACCAATTCGAGCACGTCCCGTTTTGCGAGCGCGTCCCAAACGTCGAGCTTTCTCGGGTAAGAGCGGAGCGCCGCGTTTACTTCGCGGGAATGGGGGAGGTCCCATCGCCAGAGATCGCGATCTTCCGTGTAGGCAACCAGCCAGGGAGGGGGCTCCTCCTTCTTAAAATATTCCCACGCCATCTGTCCCCCCGATTTCTCCATATCGAACCGGCAGAACGGCAGATCGGAGAGAACTTCCGCGTGGGTTTTATGGTGATCGAGGACGACGAGCGAAGCGGCCCTTTCCTTCATCGCCAGAAGCGCTTCGCGCGGGTAGGCGAAATCGAAGATCATCACGTCGCGCCCCGTGGCGTCGGGGGGGCCATGCTCATAGTCGACCGGACGAAACTCGGCATCGATTCCGAGTTGATGCACCACCCAGGCGGCGGAAAAACCGTCCGCGCATCCGGCATGATACAACACAAGGGGCTTTTGGGACATTCGCTTCGCTCCTCTTCAGCCTTGCTTCAGTCGGCGGGGGGACCTTCCATCGGATAGGCGATTGCCAGATCGGGATCGATCCCCCGCCGCTTCGCCATCTCGCGCCCCATCGCAACCATCTGCGATGCGGTCAGGACACGGGCGGCGACCGAAAAAACCTCCCGATCCTCAACCTCCATATGCTTTTCATACGATTCCTGCAGCGGTGGAAGCAGCGCCAGCAGCCGCTTCCCTTCATGAGGGAGAAGTTGTCCTTCCATCAGCCACCGTTCGACAAGCTGTTCAGCCTCAGATTGGATCTTTTGGATCGTCTGATGCTCCGCCGCCAGCACATGCAGCGTCGGCCGCAACGCGACCGCAGACGGAGCGGTTGATTCCTTCAACCTCGGAAAGAGCGACTGTTCCTCATCTTCGGTATGCTTCGGGGCCGCCTCCCGGAAGTAGCGGAGAAATGCTTCGAGCGCTTCCCGATCGGCCCGGTGAAGCGCCCCCCATTGCCGCCGTGTCGCCACGGTCGCCAGCATTTTCAGAAAGTGCGCGATCCGGTCGTGGCAACCGCGAAGCCATCCCAATGGATTGGTGAATGTAACCTCGGGCCCTCGCCCGATGGTGATCGGCATGATTCCGTCTCCGTGATGACCATTTAATTTTTATTCTAACATAAGCCCATTCCGAAACCGACAGTTGAATTCCATCGCCCATTTTCGCTAACCTGAAGAAAGCCACTTACCTCAATCCCAGGAGGACAACCCATGCCGACCATCGTCGAACCATCCGCCCCCACGACCCTCTCGGCCGCCGACCTTAGACCCCGCGGCCGCGTTCAGCCGAGTCCCGCCACCTGGCGCGACCAGACCCTTTACTTCTTTCTCCCCGACCGATTCAGCGACGGGCATGAAGAAGAGCGCCCCTTATTTGATTGGAGACATCCCGATCAACATGCCGCCGCCGATCGGCGACTCTGGCAAGAATCGGGACGGCGATTCCAGGGAGGCACCCTCAAGGGGATTGCCGGCAAACTCGATTATTTAAAAGAGCTCGGCATCACCACCCTCTGGATCGGCCCGATCTGGCGCCAGCGGCCCGATCTGGAGACCTATCACGGCTACGGGATTCAGAACTTTCTCGACGTCGATCCCCGGTTCGGGACCCTTCAGGAGCTGAGGGATCTGGTCGACGCCGCCCACGACCGCGAGATGTACATTCTCCTCGATATCATCTACAACCACTCCGGAAACAATTGGTTCTACGATGAGGGCGGAGAGCCGAAGAGCGATCTCTCCTATCGCTACGCGCCGCCGTATCCGATGCACGGCTGGCGATCCGGAGCCGGCGCCAGCATTCCCGACATCCTCTCGCTCGACGACGGGGTCTGGCCGAAGGAGTTTCAAAACAGCGATTGGTACACCCGCGCCGGGCGGATCGGGCGGTGGGATCCGGAGCCGTGGGAAGATCCGCTCCATCCCGAGAATGAATTCCGCCGGGGCGACTTCTTCGATCTCAAAGATATCAACCTGAACCGGAACGAAGCCCTCTCGGCGGTCGCCCGCGTTTATCAATACTGGATCGCGTTGAGCGACTGCGACGGCTTCCGGATCGACACGGTGAAACATGTCAGCTTCGAGGGCTCCCGGAACTTCTGCGGGGCGATCCGCGAATATGCCGAGTCGATCGGAAAAGAAAACTTCTTCCTCGTCGGCGAGGTCACCGGCGGCGCCGCGCTGGCCCGGGATTACCTCGATATCTTCGGCCGCAATCTGGACGCCGCCCTCGATATCGGCGAGCCGGCCCGGAATCTCACCGCCCTGGTCAAAGGGCTGACCGAGCCGGCCCGGTTCTTCAATCAGTTCAGCGGCCACGACATCCTCGGAAGCCATCGGGAGACCGGGCGCTACCATATCTCGATCCTCGACGATCACGACATGGTCGGACGCGATGGAAAGCACCGCTTTGCGGCGCGCAATCCGATCCCCAACAAGGCCGAGCAGGTCGCCCATGCGGTCGGGGTCCAGCTCACCACCCTCGGCATCCCCTGCCTCTACTACGGCACCGAGCAGGCCTTCGACGGGACGGAGGATCGCCACGATCCGGCGATCGATTCGGGTTTCGAAGACCGCTACATCCGCGAGGCGATGTTCGGCGGGAGCTTCGGCGCATTCGGAACCGCCGGCTGCCATTTCTTCGATCCCAACCATCCGACCTTCCTTCGGATCAGGGCAATCGCGCGGATCCGAAACCAGAACGGCCCCACCGGCCTCGCGCTGCGGCGCGGCCGCCAGTACCTTCGCGAGACCTCCTTTCTGGGACAGCCCTTCTCGATCCCCGGCGCCGGGGAGCTGGCCGCCTGGTCGCGCCTTCTCTTCGATCAGGAAGTATTGGTCGCGCTCAACCCCCATGGAACCGCACCCCGCGGAGCCGATGTCACGGTAGACGCCTCCTTGCACCCCCCCGGCTCGATGATGACGTTTCTCTACCGGGGCGATTGGGGCGAGACGGAGCTTCGCCACCCTCCCCGGAACAAACGGGTTCCGGTCCTCTATGATCAGGACCGGGCGACGGTCCGGATCGATCTCCCCCCCGCGGGGATGGCGATCCTCGCCTGACGATTGCGGATCGGCGATTTCGGATTTTGAATTGAGATTTCCTGCAGGGGGCGGGTTTGAAACCCGCCCCCGCACATCCCGTAAAACGGATAAAAACCGCCCGCCTCAGCCCTTGACCCCCTGGTCCGTTTCTGCAATAATGGTCCGAATTTAAAGGGGTTCTTCTAAAATTTCCCATTGAAGCTCCCCGCAGCAAGCTGCGAGGAATGCGACGCGCGTGCGTGTTCAACAAAGAGGAGAAACGCTTGGCGAGACTCGGGGTGAATATCGATCATGTGGCGACGGTGCGCGAGGCGAGGAAGGCGAAACAGCCCGATCCGATCGCCGCGGCGGTCCTGGCGGAGCTGGGGGGGGCGGACGGGATCGTCGTCCACCTTCGTGAAGATCGGCGCCACATCCACGATCGAGACCTCAAAATCCTTCGGGAAACGATTCAGACCAAGCTTGACCTGGAGATGGCCGCGACGGATGAGATGGTCCGGATCGCCCTTGAGGTGAAACCGGAAATGGTGACCTTTGTCCCGGAGCGGCGGCAGGAGCTGACAACCGAGGGGGGACTCAACGTCGTCTCGAACCGGGATGAATTGCAGAAAGCAATCGATCTCCTTCACGACGGCGGAATTGAGGTCTCCCTCTTCATCGATCCCGATCCGGCGCAAATCAAGGAGGCGCATAAGGTCTCGGCCGATCTGATCGAGATCCATACCGGCCCGTACACCAACAGCCGGGGAAAAGATCGCCGGACGGAGCTGAATCAAATTTTAGAGGCGGCCCGGCTCGCCGCCAAGCTCGGGATGGGGGTCAACGCGGGGCACGGCCTCGACTATCAGAATGTCGCCGCCGTGGCGCGGATCCCGGAGATCGAAGAGCTGAATATCGGCCACAGCATCATCGCCCGGGCCGTCTTGGTCGGGATGGAGCGGGCCGTCCGCGAGATGAAGGAACAGATCGAGGGGGCGGGTAAAGGGAACCGATGACGATTGTCGGAATCGGGGTCGATCTGGTCAAAATCTCCCGGATTCAAGAAATGACGGCGCGGTGGGGCCCTCGTTTTCTCGACCGGGTCTTCACCCCCACCGAGCAGGCTTATTGCCTTCATCGAAAGGCCCCCCACGTCCACCTCTCCGCCCGGTTCGCGGTGAAGGAGGCGATCCTCAAAGCGCTGGGGACGGGACTTCGGATGGGGACCCGATGGCGTGAGATCGAAACAATCAACAACCCGGCGGGCAAGCCGGAGGTGAAGCTCTGGGGCCGGACGCGCGAGCTGGCCGACGCGCGAAACGTCGCCGACGTCTTCGCCAGCATCACGCATGATCATGACTATTCGATCGCGCAAGTGATTTTGGTGACGAATCAATGAAAATCGTGACCGCAGAGGAGATGAAAAAACTCGATCGGAAGGCGACGACCGACTACGCCATTCCCTCGCTCCTGCTGATGGAGAATGCGGCCCGGGGATTGGTCGACGAGATCGAGAAGACGATCGGTCCGGCCGCCGGCAAGCGGGTGGTCATCCTGGCGGGACGCGGGAACAACGGCGGGGACGGCATCGCGGCGGCGCGGCATCTGCGGATGCGCGGCGCGCAGGTCATCGTCTACCTCTTCTCGCCGATCGAGAAGGTCGGGGGGGACGCGAAGACGTCGCTCGACATCTGGATGCAGACCGGCGGCGTCCTTCATGTGGCCGGCTCATTCCGCTGGAACCATCTGACGCAGGAGCTGTCGGAAAGCGATCTGATCATCGACGCCCTCCTCGGCACCGGGCTCTCCCATCCGGTCGAGGGGGACTACGCAAAGGCGATCACCCTGATCAACCGAACGGGCCGGAAGGTCGTTGCGGTCGATATCCCCTCCGGGATCTCGGCCGATACCGGCGAGGTCCTCGGCGTCGCGGTGAAGGCCGATTACACTTTTACGATGGCCCTCCCGAAATGGGGCCACTTTCTTCAGGAGGGGCTGGAGGTCCGGGGCCAACTCGCCGTGATCGACATCGGCTTCCCGCCGGCGATGATCGAGGCGGCGAAAATCCCGGTCGAGCTGATCACCCCGGAAGAGCTCGCCGGCTTCCCCCCTCCCCGCCCGCGCGGCGCGCACAAGGGGACGGCGGGACACCTTCTCGTCATCGCCGGCTCGTTCGGCAAAAAAGGGGCGGCGCTGATGACTTCTCTTGCGGCGCTGCGCTGCGGCGCCGGACTGGTGACGGTCGCCCTTCCGAAATCGATCGATCTCGCGACGGCCGATTTGATGGAGGTGATGACCCTTCCGCTTCCGGAAACGCCGGAGGGGACCCTCTCGCTTGCGGCGGAGAAAAGTCTTCTTCAAGCGGTTCGGGGGAAGGATGCCGTCGCCATCGGACCGGGTCTTTCGCAAAACGAGGAGACGCAGCGGCTGATCCGAACCTTGATCGCCGAGATCTCTCTTCCGATCGTCGTCGATGCCGACGGCCTGAATGCCCTCGCGGGCGATCTCTCGCCGCTGAAGAAACGGAAGGCCCCGGTGATTTTGACCCCGCATCCGGGAGAGATGAGCCGTCTGACCGGAAAGCGGACCGATCTCATTCAAAAAGAGCGCTTCACCGTCGCGGCCCATTTCGCGGAGCAATGGGGGGCCATTCTGGTCTTGAAGGGAGCGCACACCGTCGTCGCCACCCCCGACGGCGCCGTTCGCGTCAACAACACCGGCAATCCGGGAATGGCGACGGCCGGAACCG contains:
- a CDS encoding aldo/keto reductase, which produces MDYVGLGRTGLKVSRLCLGTMNFGPETSEKESFAIMDKALELGINFFDTANVYGWKRGEGWTEQIIGRWLAQGGGRRDQIILATKVYGRMGELENERRLSAYHIRRACEESLRRLQTDHIDLYQMHHIDPETPWEEIWQAMEILVQQGKVIYIGSSNFPAWQIATANQLAARRHFMGLVSEQSIYSLQTRTIELEVIPVCRAYGLGLIPYSPLAGGLLAGALAKPTEGRRSTEEFQSEVEKHRAQLTQYEDLCKRIGESPSTVALAWVLSNPVVTAPIIGPRTLAQLADSLRALEITLDEQLLRQLDKIWPGPRGEAPEAYAW
- a CDS encoding DUF4864 domain-containing protein: MIPSLILWFTLLTLRPSTRPIQAPDPSPEEQEIASVIRQQLDAFTFNDYEEAYRLTSKKIKERFSPDQYAQMVRAEYPEITKSLIVSFGGIHFSPDPAQATARVEITGFNHKKVTAEYQMIREEEGWRVDGITLITLRARGPIGWG
- a CDS encoding DUF4864 domain-containing protein, with protein sequence MGIRTLILPGIMMFLFLLLGCTAGGPPLHRSSSGTSLTDPADRKETLAQIASVVRQQLDAFKRDDYSGAYTFVSKAFRKEFPRDLFEARIRARFKEVARPAQVLFRRLHFHPGDNRAVLEVDVAGANARLATVEYRMVFEEGSWKIDGLEPLDPFRAL
- a CDS encoding metallophosphatase family protein; translation: MTRFGILSDTHGRLDPAVLKHFEKVDRILHAGDIGSKEVLSALEKIAPVTAIRGNNDLGTPLERLPDMDRIELDGREILLIHNVKDYWKPAGEMKERLKGADPDLVISGHSHKGIIEQKDGMIYFNPGGAGPKRFSLKRSIGLMEWSKERVQLKLIFLEEGRPISRSFAFDDQ
- a CDS encoding DHHA1 domain-containing protein, which translates into the protein MSQKPLVLYHAGCADGFSAAWVVHQLGIDAEFRPVDYEHGPPDATGRDVMIFDFAYPREALLAMKERAASLVVLDHHKTHAEVLSDLPFCRFDMEKSGGQMAWEYFKKEEPPPWLVAYTEDRDLWRWDLPHSREVNAALRSYPRKLDVWDALAKRDVLELVAEGKAIARYEDQLVRALVRLAREIEFDGHKVLAVNTSALLSEVAGKLAEGRPFGIAWFTRADGKRSVALRSREGGIDVSEIAKRHGGGGHRNASGFIAEAKGFDY
- a CDS encoding hemerythrin domain-containing protein → MPITIGRGPEVTFTNPLGWLRGCHDRIAHFLKMLATVATRRQWGALHRADREALEAFLRYFREAAPKHTEDEEQSLFPRLKESTAPSAVALRPTLHVLAAEHQTIQKIQSEAEQLVERWLMEGQLLPHEGKRLLALLPPLQESYEKHMEVEDREVFSVAARVLTASQMVAMGREMAKRRGIDPDLAIAYPMEGPPAD
- a CDS encoding alpha-amylase family glycosyl hydrolase, with translation MPTIVEPSAPTTLSAADLRPRGRVQPSPATWRDQTLYFFLPDRFSDGHEEERPLFDWRHPDQHAAADRRLWQESGRRFQGGTLKGIAGKLDYLKELGITTLWIGPIWRQRPDLETYHGYGIQNFLDVDPRFGTLQELRDLVDAAHDREMYILLDIIYNHSGNNWFYDEGGEPKSDLSYRYAPPYPMHGWRSGAGASIPDILSLDDGVWPKEFQNSDWYTRAGRIGRWDPEPWEDPLHPENEFRRGDFFDLKDINLNRNEALSAVARVYQYWIALSDCDGFRIDTVKHVSFEGSRNFCGAIREYAESIGKENFFLVGEVTGGAALARDYLDIFGRNLDAALDIGEPARNLTALVKGLTEPARFFNQFSGHDILGSHRETGRYHISILDDHDMVGRDGKHRFAARNPIPNKAEQVAHAVGVQLTTLGIPCLYYGTEQAFDGTEDRHDPAIDSGFEDRYIREAMFGGSFGAFGTAGCHFFDPNHPTFLRIRAIARIRNQNGPTGLALRRGRQYLRETSFLGQPFSIPGAGELAAWSRLLFDQEVLVALNPHGTAPRGADVTVDASLHPPGSMMTFLYRGDWGETELRHPPRNKRVPVLYDQDRATVRIDLPPAGMAILA
- a CDS encoding pyridoxine 5'-phosphate synthase, whose product is MARLGVNIDHVATVREARKAKQPDPIAAAVLAELGGADGIVVHLREDRRHIHDRDLKILRETIQTKLDLEMAATDEMVRIALEVKPEMVTFVPERRQELTTEGGLNVVSNRDELQKAIDLLHDGGIEVSLFIDPDPAQIKEAHKVSADLIEIHTGPYTNSRGKDRRTELNQILEAARLAAKLGMGVNAGHGLDYQNVAAVARIPEIEELNIGHSIIARAVLVGMERAVREMKEQIEGAGKGNR
- the acpS gene encoding holo-ACP synthase, whose translation is MTIVGIGVDLVKISRIQEMTARWGPRFLDRVFTPTEQAYCLHRKAPHVHLSARFAVKEAILKALGTGLRMGTRWREIETINNPAGKPEVKLWGRTRELADARNVADVFASITHDHDYSIAQVILVTNQ
- a CDS encoding NAD(P)H-hydrate dehydratase codes for the protein MKIVTAEEMKKLDRKATTDYAIPSLLLMENAARGLVDEIEKTIGPAAGKRVVILAGRGNNGGDGIAAARHLRMRGAQVIVYLFSPIEKVGGDAKTSLDIWMQTGGVLHVAGSFRWNHLTQELSESDLIIDALLGTGLSHPVEGDYAKAITLINRTGRKVVAVDIPSGISADTGEVLGVAVKADYTFTMALPKWGHFLQEGLEVRGQLAVIDIGFPPAMIEAAKIPVELITPEELAGFPPPRPRGAHKGTAGHLLVIAGSFGKKGAALMTSLAALRCGAGLVTVALPKSIDLATADLMEVMTLPLPETPEGTLSLAAEKSLLQAVRGKDAVAIGPGLSQNEETQRLIRTLIAEISLPIVVDADGLNALAGDLSPLKKRKAPVILTPHPGEMSRLTGKRTDLIQKERFTVAAHFAEQWGAILVLKGAHTVVATPDGAVRVNNTGNPGMATAGTGDALTGMIGAWLAQEIDPVDAAAGGVALHGTAGDLAAADRGEIGLIASDLIQKIPEAIQNYVKRNSGVLPP